The DNA segment CAGCTGCAGGCCCatgtccactctggactctcccagatgcctTTGCCTCTGGTtatgctctcccttttatctacatAGACTTTCCCTGCCACCACACATAGGAGCAGTCACggccttcctctttttttcattttgttatgaGCTgactgatgtgggtactggggagaGAACCCTAGGCAATAACAATGGGTGGTAAGTGCTTTTAAAGGCCCTAAggaggtctttttttcttttccttttttccataATGTttaaggttttttggtttttttttttcggagctggggaccgaacccagggccttgcgcttcctaggcaagcgctctaccactgagctaaatccccaaccccacaaaagcCTTTCTTAAGAAGAGCAAACCGTAAGTTAAAAATCCATACATCAGCTTTGATGGTTACTCTATATTCCTCATGGTCTTCTACCTTTACCTTCCAGGAAGAGCCTGAGTGATTCCAAGCCCAGGATGGAGGTGTGCCCTTATTGTAAGAAGCCATTTAAGCGATTAAAATCCCACTTGCCGCACTGTAAAATGACAGGATCATCCATACCCGCTGATCAAAAAGTTTCTCAGTCCAAGACAGCGACACTTACTAAAAAAGAGAAGAGGCCCACCAGAGACTTAACCAGAGCTGAAGAGAAGGAGCTAGAGAGAGAGGGTCCGAAAAGAACTGTGAAAGTGGAAACCAGCCAAGCAGAGTGGACAACTGCAGCCTCTCCGCTTCCAGAGGGTGCCTCGGAAGGCACCCATACAACAAAAGCAggagaaaccaaagagaaaaagcTGCTCTCCTTCCGAGTACTCAGGCGCACCAAGCCAGAGGTGACTCTGCAGAGAGTCACAGCCCCTCAGTCTCCTCCCAAGATAGAATCCACCAGAGATGTGTCTGAGTCCAAGGGAAGTCCACGCTGCCCCTCAGAGACAGAAGCATCTTCACTGGTCAGCTCAAGGGAACCTTTTTCTACTAAGCAAGACAGAGAGCATGTGTCAGCTCAGCCTCATGCTAAACCAGCCACTTCTGCCAGGCTCAGATTGGACACAGCGGATCCCCAAAGGCAGAAGCTTCTGGTAAAATTATTAGATGTGCCTACTGGTGATTGTCGTTCTCCAAAGAATGGCAGCCATGGGGTTCAGAGAGTAGCACCCTCAGTGTCAAGCAGGGAGAAAGACTCCCAAGATGGAGGCCACCTCTCAGGAGTCTCTCCCCACTCTGGTGACCCCGAGACCCAAAGGTCAGAATCACTCCTCTTGGGCCTTCACAATGGCCTGCTGGGTAAAGCACAGGTCAGAGAGCATCAAGAACTTGGCCTTGGGATGGAGTTGAGCCAGAGTAAGGGAAATACTGAGAACAGGATGTCCGTCACAGATGGACAGGAAGCCACTGGCTTGGGCCACCGTGGTAAGGACCCCATTGCAGCCACAAAGGCAAAGCCAAAGGCCACCCTTGAATTTAGGAATGTGTTCATGCCACCACAGGGAGCTCTGAGTCAGCCTCTCTCAGTGCCAGGGTCAGAGAGTCAGAGCCTCCCCTCTCTAGCTGTGACTTCTACTCCAGAAGAGAAAGGCCAGTTCTGTGGACAAAGTCAAGTGCCTGCCATGACACTCAGGCACCACTTAGCGTCACACTCCGCTCAGTGTCATATTCCCGAGAACTTCCCCACTACCTCAGAGGCTCCTCCCAGGTCTGTGGGACTGGAGTGGTTTCCAGAACTCTATCCTGGTTACGTTGGACTGGGGGTGTTGCCAAGGAGGCCTCAGCCTTGGAACTGGGCAGCTCAGATGCCTCCTCTTGCCACTTTCCAGGGCAGGAGCGTCTCAAAAGGTAAGTGAGCACATTTGCGGGTGCCACCCTGCCCCTCCACAATGCTCTGTGCCTTTGAAATAAGGATCAGAATCAGTCACTTTGGTTCAGTTAACTAATTCTAGTCCACACAGTCTACCCCACATTTCACTTGGTTGATGGAAGAGAATTCTTGGTCCAGAGTCAATTTCAgtgttccttctcccttctccttcatGGAGAGTTGAAGGTTAGACCCAATGTGGGTAGCAGTTGACTTTCTGTGCTGGGAGGAGGCATAAGAGGAATTCAGTGGGGAGCCCAGCATGTTAGTGCACACCTCGGCAGGTGGATCttagttcagggccagcctggtctacagatgagTCTCAGGGTAGCCAGTGGTACACAGtcttggagaaggaaggaagtccAACGGGTAAGGCTCTAAGGGATGAGTCCAGTGTTTCTGAGTGACAGGTAGGGAAGAAAGCCTGTGGGTGCCAAAAAtatgtgtcctcagctcagattaCCTTTGTGTAAGTTCCCCTGAATTTTGACCTGGAAGCGAACCCAGCTTGGCCAACTAGAGAGAAACAAAGTCAGGGTGCACAGGGTTCCTAGCACCTCCAAGACCCTGGACCAAAGGTGGTGGGGGTCTTGGGGTTACACTTTGTGTTTTGTGGCGAGCTCCATCTCCAGATTTtatggttttgtctttttttttttaaacatcttcaAGTATGTGCATTGGGGTATAAGTATTAAACATCTTCAAGTATGTGTACTGGGGTATAAGTATTAAACATCTTTAAGTATGTGTACTGGGGTATAAGTATTAGACATCTTCAAGTGTGTGTATTGGGGTATAAGTATTAAACATCTTTAAGTATGTGTACTGGGGTATAAGTATTAGACATCTTCAAGTGTGTGTATTGGGGTATAAGTATTAAACATCTTTAAGTATGTGTACTGGGGTATAAGTATTAGACATCTTTAAGTGTGTGTACTGGGGTATAAGTATTAAACATCTTCAAGTGTGTGTACTGGGGTATAAGTATTAAACATCTTCAAGTGTGTGTATTGGGGTATAAGTATTAAACATCTTTAAGTATGTGTACTGGGGTGTAAGTATTAAACATCTTTAAGTATGTGTACTGGGGTATAAGTATTAAACATCTTCAAGTGTGTGTACTGGGGTATAAGTATTAAACATCTTCAAGTGTGTGCATTGGGATATAAGTATTGGGGCAGATGTAGaatgtgcagtgcctgtggaggccaggagagggcagcagGTCCTTGGTGCTGGAGTTGAGGTGGTTGGAAGCTGCtggatgtgggttctggggactgaacccaggtcctctggaagagcagtcagtgtacAGTCTTCACCACTGCAGCTGTCTCTCCgctgtttgtttttaagagactTTGACCTTGCATGAGTGTGTACTGTGCAAATTCATTAGAAGCCAatggggtttggggtttttttggttggcTAGTTTAgtttttaaggtttttgttttatcgtgtttttcaagactgggtttctcaaTGCaaccagccctggctgtcctggacttgctttgaagaccaggctggccttgagctcacagagatccacctgcctctgcctcccaagtgctaggattaaagccctGCACTACCACCCCAGGCTAGGAAGTGTTTTTGTTCTCATTTGTTTACTGTAAATGTCTGTAAATGGGAGTTTGTGTGCCGTGTGCACCAATGAATGCAGTtgcccatggaaaccagaaagaGGTGTCCAATCCCCAGGAACCATGGTTTTAAAATAGCTGTAAACCACCACTAGAGTTTCGGGAACCAAACCTGAGCCCTGTGCAAGAGTAGCGAGTGCTCTTAACAACCGAGCCCTCTGCCACACCCCGACATGCTGGTTTCCATtgttgcatatatataatatggtCATTTGAGCATTTTTATATCCACGGCAGCTTTTACCACACTTGTAACCCATCTATCTTAATTTATCCTATGTCTGACAAACCAAAAAGAGCAGAAAACCATGGGCAGTCAAGATGAGCTGTCTGGCATGAATGTGGAGAAATCCGTGGAAAAGAAACACGCACCTTGTTTTCTGACCCCATTTGTTATTCTTGTGTCAGAACACATAGGAAGGTTCGAAGGAGACCTGCCCGTGGGTCTCAGTACATATGTAGTGCATACAGATAGAATTAAGATGAGTATGAGAGGGAAGAAGAGTTATTTCCAATGTATGTTGATCATCCCTAGACTCAAAACCACAGGACTCCCCAGAAGGCAGCATCTTGAATGCTGACATGGGTCTCAGCGGCCCTGGGAATAGTGAAATCCCAAGCCCAGTCACTGGTGGGCAGACTGCAATCAGAACAGGCATGCTTTCAAACAGTCTTCAGAGTATGTTGACAGGGTTCATCTGACAAATTCACTTGAGAAAAATGATTGGGGGGCTGTGGATGCAACTCGGTAGTGAGGACATGTGGATGAGTTTTTAGCGTATGTCCTGGGCTCAGGCAACAGTGGGGTGGAGGTGCAGAGAACAGAGAGGTTCTGTATTTGGTTCTGAGTTTTAGGTCCAAGATTATATATGTAGATGGTTCAGATTTATTTTCAATCCAGAATCTAAACTCTTAGGCCCACGTAGTTCAAGATATTCAACCTGTAGTAAAAAGTCGTGCTTCTTCCTAAGTTCTCAGCAGACAATTAAAACGAGGGTTAGCCAGGCGTGAATATTCACCACAGTGCAAGTCTCTGTCAAGAGTTTTTGGCCTGAAGCGGACTTTACTTCCTTGTATAGTTTAACTGCAGCCCAGTGAGGAGCTCGTTGATCCACGGTAAGACAAGCTTTTCCTGAGGCCTAGTCTTAAGGATGTCGACCGCATGCTGGGGAAGGGATGATTCTAGATCAACTGTCACAGTGACTTCTGTTTGGAACCGTAGTTCCTTGGTGGGAAAGAAGTTCGGCTGATAGCAGGAGTTTGGAACCCCTGGCGCTTACAACTTCCAGCCTCCCTCTAATGAGACTCTTGGGAGCTGTGCACAAAGGTGAGAACGGCGTTACTGCCTCTTGCTTCTCTTGCTGGCTCCAGGCATGTGGAGAGGTTTCTCAACTGCAGGCTGCTTAaccaaggcagaggaagagagaagcgGTTGCATTCTGACTGGTTCCATTTCGGTTCAGGCGTCTGTCAGAACCCAAAGCTGGCAGGGCAGCAGCTCCATTTATTATGCTGCTTTCACTTAAAACCCACCCTgccacctgtccccagccctccTTCCATCCCCTCACTCCCCTGccgtcctctctccttccctccccacagTGATCAGCAAAGACAATGGTTAACCAAGCATATTCCTCTGCATCACTTGAGTTTAACCTGGCTCCCAGCGTGGGAACAAGTGATCTGAATTTAGTCAAGTCCTGCATAGCTCGGCCCTGTTGTCTGTCTATTGGGTCGACATGTTGTCTgtggaaatgtataaatgtatcTATACTTTGAATAGAGCACTCTTATGAAGGTATCTAGGTTCATTGCCCGAGCTAGCAGGGCAATAGAGTAATGTGCGCACATATTGGGCCCCAGCCCAGCCGCTAACCGTGTGCCTTGCCTCTGTTTGAACAGGCTGGGTGCTGTGCAACACCACCATAAAGAGGAGTGGTGTCGGACGCCTCTCGATGCTGTTTGCTGGCTACTTTGTCCTGTGCTGTAGCTGGAGCTTCAAGCATCTGAGTAAGCCTTGTAACCGGTCGCTTTAGTGGCTAGTTGCCTCCCCTTGGGCTCTGAAGGAAGTGTCTAGAAGCCTAATGATCAGCTGTCATTGGGGGCTCTGTGGCTTCCATTAAAGATCCACGTAAGATCTGACTTACATCTAATGACTGTTCCTGCTGCCCAGTAGTGATGTCAGTGGTGGACTGTAGAGCTTGGGTTTGTTTATTTTCCCTACTTTAAACCATTCCCTGCTAGGAGGAAGGGTTCCCCTTGGTGCCTGAGAAGCCCGTTTTCACAGTGGAACAGAAGGGCTTTATGCCATaagagagagcaggagaaacagAACAGTCCGTGTGCTCAGACACAGTAGCTTCATCCTTTGGCTCACTGGGTCTCCCTGTGCAGGCCAGGCCAGGGATTCAGtgtccctgccctgccctgccctgccgccCTGCACTCGCACTCCTTCCTCAGCCTGTAAGCTAGGATGGCAGGTATatgcaccacacctggctagaGTCTGGCCACTTAACATTTTTTAATtcgttattttctattttatatgtgtatgagtgttttgcctgagtgtatgtctgtCTACCAAGTATGTGCccagtgtccatggaggccagaagagggcaccagatgccCTGGCACAGAATTACACTTTTGAGCTGCCTTGTATATGCTGGGAACCCAgccaggacctttggaagaccCACCACGTgctcccaactgctgagccatctctccagtctgactTCCTCAACCAGACACGACAGcgcatgcctggaatcccagcattcaagggTAGAGAACTCCGAGCCACTCGGGTACATGATACCCTGCCTTCAAAACCAAACCATGGTGCCTGTGTAGTTACGGGTGGGTGAGCTCACACAGAATCTTAACCTGGAGGAAAGGCCCAGATTTCTTTTCTCATAATTCAAGATAACTTTTGTTCACGTGATGTAAAAACAGgtctggagctagagagatggcttggttattaagagcacttgtcgctctcacagaggatccaggttcggtTCACAGCATCCGTGTGACAGCTCACAAATGCCcctaactccagtgccaggggatccaacaccctcttctgccttctgcaggcaccaggcttGCACttatcatgcacacatacagtgcAGACAAAACTCCTATTTAATATCATAGGAGACTACCCAAAAAGAGGTTAGTGTTTTTCCATAATTTAAGAGGTGGCAGGAGCCCATATCATAAGAAAACTCTCTAACGCACTGGCTTAGGCCTGGAGAGTCAGGGAGGGCTGTGAGCCGCTGACACAGGCGTGGACCTGCCGCACCCCTGCATGTGGAGCAGCCTGCCACAGACTGGCATTGCAGCAGGCATTGGACCGTTAGTGAGATACGGGCTCTGCACACAGatgaaaaacacaaaagcagAGTCCTGTCTGCCTAAGGACAGCGCTTGCTCCTGCAGAGCCACTCTGAAGAGCTCTTGGCTCCTGCTGCTGGTGGCAGCCATGCAGATGTGTTTGtgctgagacagggcctcacccCAGCCTGGGTTGATCTGACCTGAGTGCTGCTGACGTCATGCACCTGACTTGGCTTTGTGggtcgttgttttgttttttaatctctaaAGATGAATGTTCTCAGGCCCAAGAGGATTTCTAAGttcatgaaatgaaaatattaaaaagtgattTATCTAAGTAAAAGATAGACATAGCCAGTAAGACACGCCCTCCCAGGTCCTCATATTTGTCTGTTTGTCCCTAGAGCTGCAGCGCTGGCGTAAGTAAGGATGAGCGTGCCCGGGAGCCACGGAATGTGACAGAGACTGCAGAGAAGAGACACTTTAAATTTGTGCCAGGTCAGGGAGAGTGCAAATAATAAAATGCTGAAATCGCgggtttcctcttttccttttttttttttttttttttctccatgatGGAGGACAATTTTATTAGCGTTTCAGAGAAGAAATAGGGAGGCCAGCTGTAAACCTCAGCAGGGGCTGCAAAGCCAGAGAAGAGGGAAGGCATTTCCCTTGGctgtttttaaggcagggtcacactatgtagccctggctggcccacagagctccacctgcagGATGCGGGGGATTGAAGGTGTGGGCCTCCAGGCCAGGTGGAAGTCACCTCCCACAACACTGCTCTCACtgaaggaaggcagggcaggagcaACGCGCAGAGGCCTTGGAGGGGCTGCTTACTGCCTTGGTTTCCTTCACTTGAGtagcctgctttctcataaaaTCAgggacaccacccacagtgggctgggtcctcctccatCAGTCCctgactaagaaaatgccctccaggcGTGTGTCCACAGCCTGAGCTTACagagggaggcattttctcaactatgaTTCCCTCATCTCTGaggactctaacttgtgtcaagttgacaaaactatccagcacagaaCACCTCTTTTTCTCAAATGCTCATGTTGTACCCTGAGAAGCCACCTCAGCCAGCACCCTGACACCTCTTAATATGGAAATACAAAAGTCGCCTGGGCATCTGCGTAAGGAGCACACTTTCAGGAACATCAGTGGTTTACTGTGGCAAGTGGGATCCTGTGATCCTTAACGTTCTAGTTAGATGTGGCACTAGTTTAATGGCCCATTAAATCCTGAAGTGTGTCATCTCATCAGGCTTAGGACCAAGGCGAGAGCCTGTGTTAATAAGGGTTTGTTCGGCATTAGTCAGTGTCAGTACAGGAATTCACCAGCTGTGGTGACATACACATCTAATACCAGCACTCAATTTCCCCGATAACACAAACCTAACTTGAAAATGGGGTCTAgacatagctcagcagttaagagctcttgttaCTCTTGTGGTGGACTGGGttggatttccagcacccacatggcagctcacaactatctgtaactccagttccaggggatctgacgttcttttctgacctccaaaggcaggcactaggcatgcatatggttcacatacatatatgcaggcaaaaacacacatacacaaaatacaatAATAAACAAACTTAGAGTTTAACTCTCCAGGACACACATGCTAGAAGGACAGAACCAATTCCCACACACTATTCCCTGACCTCCACCAAAATgtggtatgcatgtccccacaTAGAATAAAGTCAGAATCTGGGGACGTAACTCAGAGGTAGCATTTCCTAGCATTCATGAGGCCCTGGGTAAGATCACCAACATCAACAAAATCAACACGGACCCTTTGATCCAGGCACGGTGAAACACctgggatcccagcacttgggatgctgaggcaggaaggccacaagttcaaggccggcctgagCAACATAAGAACTTGTCTCACAGGCTGCTAAAAGGTTaatgtagctcagtggaagaCGGCATGttgcaggaggccctgggttcggttccctaGCATCGCAAAAATAACTAGAGGGGAGCTGGATATGTGGATGTCACTTGGGAATTAGAGACAAGGTCACCATCAGCAGTAGACTGAAaatgaggacagcctgggctacatgagaccctgtttcaagaaagCAAAATATTATTTAACATGATATTCAGTCTGTCTTCCACTAATGAGAAAAATCCCATCACCGTTCTTCATTAAAGCAATCATTCCCATCTTCCACCCTCAAACAAGTGGCTGGTCACATGACCAGGCAGGTAGTGTAGGTTCCCTGAGCTTGCTGAACTCTAAATTGGGGCAGACTTGACCTTCCCTGCAGAGGTTATTGGGACTTAGcaggtgagtccatgaccatcatggaggGATTtttggcagcaggcaggcagccatgACACTGGAGCAGTAGCCAGGGGCTCCCATCTTGAGACACGAGGCTACCCGGGAATGGTATGGATTTAATcctaatgacacacttcctccaccgaggccacacctcctaacccttcccaaacaTTTCCACAAACGGGCAACCaggcattcaaatacatgaacctatGTGGGCCGGGCTCGTTCAGTCCACCACAGGGACTCATTAGGTTCCACAGCAGTCCACACTTGTTCCAGCAAGATCTGCTGCATGCTGGTGCTGGGAGGCCTACAGATTTCTGATTACATGTACTAGATCACTCTAGCTGTAGGACAGCTCTGTGGTGTGGCTGCCTGTGTTCTAGAATGAGGAAGCAGGCTAGGGGAAGGGAGACAGTTTTCCTACGTGGCCAAGAGCTATCATGTAGCATCTTAGGGCGGTTTGAAGTGATATGGGAACCAGCAACCCAGCCCCCTGGGCCTGTGGTATGCATCACCTCAGCAAAGGCCTCATGCTAAAAGAGGGCAGGCGACCATACTCCCATCTGGTCCTGAAGGCTGccattttctgtactttttgccTCCTCTGAGAcactttttctgtgtagccttggctgccctggaactcactctgcaaaccaggctggccttaaactcacagagatctgcctcccaagtgctggcatatGCCACTACTGCATGGCCTTTTTCTGTAATCTTATAAAAGTCCATTTGACTGCCCACTCCTTCCCAGTGCATTAAGTAGCATTATGCctgctttgtcatggaataggcTACTGTCCTGGTCACTGCTTTACCTCAGGAGGATAAGCCTTTTCTGTATGCCTACTGCCTAATCCCCCACGAGGTTTAATCTTCGATGTCGGCTTGGCTGCAGTGACCTAGGAGATGCACCTCAGTGTGTTTGTAAGGGTTATTCCCAGAGAGGTTTAGCcgagaagagaagacagacaaGCCACAAATATGGGTGCACCATCTCTGTGTACTGGGATGccaaactgaattttaaaagagaaaaaccaagggctggagagatggctcagcggttaagggcactgactgctcttcccgaggtcctgagttcaattcccagcaaccacatggtggctcacagccatctgtaatgggatccgatgccctcttctgttgtgtctgaagacagctacagtgaactcatacatgaaataaatgaataaatgttttttaaaaagaaaaaaagagagaaaaaccaagAAGGAAGCTGTTTCTTTCCCTGTGCTTCCTCGACTGGATTCAGTATGGCCAGCAGGTTCACACGGCCACCATGGTTTTCTCTGTCATGTGAGATAGTTTTCTCTCAAAGCACGAGCCACAACGACCCCTCCTCCGCCCGCCCCCAGTTGGATGGTCTCTcacagcataaaaaaaaaaaaacggaattAATGCGGCTACACAGAAGACACAGTATATTCTCAAGGATAAATAAGCTGTTCAGGCAAAGAGCTGCCAAACTCAAAGCAACTGTTTGATTGGATCGCGGCCGTTGACCCGGAGTGGTCTGCAGGAACGTGGGAGCGGAGCATGGGactctgactgactgactttgtAGAGTTCATGGCTTCAAGTGCACTTTGTTCTGCTGAATAGCTCCTCCCTTCCACAGTCAGCTGGCCTCTGGTCCTGCTGTTGGCATCTCGTTCACGCGCAGGATAAATGGAAACAAGGTCTTTCTGCATCCTGTATCTCACTCGGGTGATGGGGCTCACTGAACCACAGGGTACAGAACACTCTGGGGAGGCCCTGGAGCCCTTCGCTAGGAGAACTTCCAGCTCCCTCACTACAGGCTAGGTTTTGATGACTCCAACTAGTACAGCTTGCTTCGCTGGCGTGGTGGCCTGGGTTTTGAAGACAAAGGAGAAAGCTAAGGTCATGCcggttttgtttttggctttcaagacagtttctctgccttcgctgtcctggaattcgctctgtagaccaggctggccttcaactcacagaaatctgcctggctctgtctcccaagtgctgggactaaaggtacgTGCCACCACTGTCCTGCCAAGGTCGTGCCTTTTCCTAAGTCCTCAGAAGAAAAGTCTCCACTTGTCCAGAGAACCGCAACCTGGTTTTCTAGAATGTATTGGCTTCTCCAGCCTCACAGGGATCTTGATCGGGAGGTTGAGATGGGAGAACCTTGTAAGTACGAGTTGGGACCAGCTTGGAAATAACAAGATCTGGACCCAAAAGAGAAGCTCGTTCACCTCCCATATTTCAGAGAAGGTGGTTCTGGGCTTTCAAAGGTccaatcagacaagaaaataaaGGGTTCTGCCCTCTTACCTCGAATTCTGGTATgatcatattttctttttgaaaccaGGTCTCAGGTAACAGAGGCTTGCCTCTCTCTAtagccaaggatgattttgaacttctggacctcctgcctccattttgAATGCTAACAGGGACGCACCATAACGccaggtgctaggaaccaaacccttGATGCCTGCTATTCAAGCATACTACCAGCTGAACTCACACATCCTCAACAACTCATTATTTGTGtggtcaaagagaaaaaaaaaaaatcagggttgaggatttagctcagtggcagagcgcttgcctagcaagcgcaaggccctgggttcggtccgggggggaaaaaaaaaaaaaaggagaaaaaaaaatcacgatGCAGGACAGACTGCAGGCTACCTCATAAAggtatggttctttttttttttttaatactttacttatcttgagatgggggtctcactatgcagccctagTTTACCTggatctcagagatccacctgcctctgcctcctcagtgctgggatccgaagtatgtaccaccacacccagcggttcctttttcttttgagacaaagggtctcactttgtagccctgtcTGGCTTGCAGCTCGCTATGTGGAGGCTATGTGCCTCAGACTGGCTACGGTCCTCCAGACGTTGCCTGCTGCCTGCTAGGATTACGGCCATGCACCTCCCCATCACCTACCTAAGGTGCAAGGTGGGCCCTTGAGCTGCAGGCCGGAGGCAGGCTCCACCTCTTCTGATGGTGGACTGTGGCCTTTGCCTGAGAATGGGGCACCAGAGTGTTGCCAGTGGAAGTTGTTGAATCCCATAGCTGGTTGATAGGCTGCAGTGAAATCAGGAGGAGACCGTGTTGCAGAGATGCTGTGTAGACATCCTAAATACCCATATT comes from the Rattus norvegicus strain BN/NHsdMcwi chromosome 10, GRCr8, whole genome shotgun sequence genome and includes:
- the Mtnap1 gene encoding uncharacterized protein C17orf80 homolog isoform X1, with the protein product MEVCPYCKKPFKRLKSHLPHCKMTGSSIPADQKVSQSKTATLTKKEKRPTRDLTRAEEKELEREGPKRTVKVETSQAEWTTAASPLPEGASEGTHTTKAGETKEKKLLSFRVLRRTKPEVTLQRVTAPQSPPKIESTRDVSESKGSPRCPSETEASSLVSSREPFSTKQDREHVSAQPHAKPATSARLRLDTADPQRQKLLVKLLDVPTGDCRSPKNGSHGVQRVAPSVSSREKDSQDGGHLSGVSPHSGDPETQRSESLLLGLHNGLLGKAQVREHQELGLGMELSQSKGNTENRMSVTDGQEATGLGHRGKDPIAATKAKPKATLEFRNVFMPPQGALSQPLSVPGSESQSLPSLAVTSTPEEKGQFCGQSQVPAMTLRHHLASHSAQCHIPENFPTTSEAPPRSVGLEWFPELYPGYVGLGVLPRRPQPWNWAAQMPPLATFQGRSVSKVPWWERSSADSRSLEPLALTTSSLPLMRLLGAVHKGWVLCNTTIKRSGVGRLSMLFAGYFVLCCSWSFKHLMFCLSVCLSTKYVPSVHGGQKRAPDALAQNYTFELPCICWEPSQDLWKTHHVLPTAEPSLQSDFLNQTRQRMPGIPAFKGRELRATRSCSAGVSKDERAREPRNVTETAEKRHFKFVPGQGECK
- the Mtnap1 gene encoding uncharacterized protein C17orf80 homolog isoform X2; translated protein: MEVCPYCKKPFKRLKSHLPHCKMTGSSIPADQKVSQSKTATLTKKEKRPTRDLTRAEEKELEREGPKRTVKVETSQAEWTTAASPLPEGASEGTHTTKAGETKEKKLLSFRVLRRTKPEVTLQRVTAPQSPPKIESTRDVSESKGSPRCPSETEASSLVSSREPFSTKQDREHVSAQPHAKPATSARLRLDTADPQRQKLLVKLLDVPTGDCRSPKNGSHGVQRVAPSVSSREKDSQDGGHLSGVSPHSGDPETQRSESLLLGLHNGLLGKAQVREHQELGLGMELSQSKGNTENRMSVTDGQEATGLGHRGKDPIAATKAKPKATLEFRNVFMPPQGALSQPLSVPGSESQSLPSLAVTSTPEEKGQFCGQSQVPAMTLRHHLASHSAQCHIPENFPTTSEAPPRSVGLEWFPELYPGYVGLGVLPRRPQPWNWAAQMPPLATFQGRSVSKVPWWERSSADSRSLEPLALTTSSLPLMRLLGAVHKGWVLCNTTIKRSGVGRLSMLFAGYFVLCCSWSFKHLMFCLSVCLSTKYVPSVHGGQKRAPDALAQNYTFELPCICWEPSQDLWKTHHVLPTAEPSLQSDFLNQTRQRMPGIPAFKGRELRATRVHDTLPSKPNHGACVVTELQRWRK
- the Mtnap1 gene encoding uncharacterized protein C17orf80 homolog isoform X5 is translated as MEVCPYCKKPFKRLKSHLPHCKMTGSSIPADQKVSQSKTATLTKKEKRPTRDLTRAEEKELEREGPKRTVKVETSQAEWTTAASPLPEGASEGTHTTKAGETKEKKLLSFRVLRRTKPEVTLQRVTAPQSPPKIESTRDVSESKGSPRCPSETEASSLVSSREPFSTKQDREHVSAQPHAKPATSARLRLDTADPQRQKLLVKLLDVPTGDCRSPKNGSHGVQRVAPSVSSREKDSQDGGHLSGVSPHSGDPETQRSESLLLGLHNGLLGKAQVREHQELGLGMELSQSKGNTENRMSVTDGQEATGLGHRGKDPIAATKAKPKATLEFRNVFMPPQGALSQPLSVPGSESQSLPSLAVTSTPEEKGQFCGQSQVPAMTLRHHLASHSAQCHIPENFPTTSEAPPRSVGLEWFPELYPGYVGLGVLPRRPQPWNWAAQMPPLATFQGRSVSKGWVLCNTTIKRSGVGRLSMLFAGYFVLCCSWSFKHLKLQRWRK
- the Mtnap1 gene encoding uncharacterized protein C17orf80 homolog, which codes for MEVCPYCKKPFKRLKSHLPHCKMTGSSIPADQKVSQSKTATLTKKEKRPTRDLTRAEEKELEREGPKRTVKVETSQAEWTTAASPLPEGASEGTHTTKAGETKEKKLLSFRVLRRTKPEVTLQRVTAPQSPPKIESTRDVSESKGSPRCPSETEASSLVSSREPFSTKQDREHVSAQPHAKPATSARLRLDTADPQRQKLLVKLLDVPTGDCRSPKNGSHGVQRVAPSVSSREKDSQDGGHLSGVSPHSGDPETQRSESLLLGLHNGLLGKAQVREHQELGLGMELSQSKGNTENRMSVTDGQEATGLGHRGKDPIAATKAKPKATLEFRNVFMPPQGALSQPLSVPGSESQSLPSLAVTSTPEEKGQFCGQSQVPAMTLRHHLASHSAQCHIPENFPTTSEAPPRSVGLEWFPELYPGYVGLGVLPRRPQPWNWAAQMPPLATFQGRSVSKVPWWERSSADSRSLEPLALTTSSLPLMRLLGAVHKGWVLCNTTIKRSGVGRLSMLFAGYFVLCCSWSFKHLKLQRWRK
- the Mtnap1 gene encoding uncharacterized protein C17orf80 homolog isoform X3, translated to MEVCPYCKKPFKRLKSHLPHCKMTGSSIPADQKVSQSKTATLTKKEKRPTRDLTRAEEKELEREGPKRTVKVETSQAEWTTAASPLPEGASEGTHTTKAGETKEKKLLSFRVLRRTKPEVTLQRVTAPQSPPKIESTRDVSESKGSPRCPSETEASSLVSSREPFSTKQDREHVSAQPHAKPATSARLRLDTADPQRQKLLVKLLDVPTGDCRSPKNGSHGVQRVAPSVSSREKDSQDGGHLSGVSPHSGDPETQRSESLLLGLHNGLLGKAQVREHQELGLGMELSQSKGNTENRMSVTDGQEATGLGHRGKDPIAATKAKPKATLEFRNVFMPPQGALSQPLSVPGSESQSLPSLAVTSTPEEKGQFCGQSQVPAMTLRHHLASHSAQCHIPENFPTTSEAPPRSVGLEWFPELYPGYVGLGVLPRRPQPWNWAAQMPPLATFQGRSVSKGWVLCNTTIKRSGVGRLSMLFAGYFVLCCSWSFKHLMFCLSVCLSTKYVPSVHGGQKRAPDALAQNYTFELPCICWEPSQDLWKTHHVLPTAEPSLQSDFLNQTRQRMPGIPAFKGRELRATRSCSAGVSKDERAREPRNVTETAEKRHFKFVPGQGECK